tcgattgaacagcgccatctagtttctattgtggtaaccgccacatcactcccctccgagacgaacgcgtagtgtgaagcagtgaagagaggtggcgttgtagcgtgaaggcgtgtgaaggaagggcaatggctgctaaccaaccagagaagcggtagaccaggacgcttgtagctggtgatggagtgcagggccattgtgccccgaagctgtggctacatccgtcttacaggcctcgatgtgcttgctgttgctgcttgtagacttggagtttggaggagacgtcgggcttgcggtgtgtgatccaaaggtgttgctgtgtatgcgatcacccttgatcacgtatgcgccagtgcggagtgcggcggtgtgcggtttatcttcgatgacgtcggctgttgtagtgtgcgaccattcttgatttcgtcggttgttgaggtgtgcgaccattattcttgatcacgtcggggtcaccaatgtacgggagcggtgtgcaggctcgaccgtaccaaaggggagatctcccaccgagcggttggttgtgctaggtagcgccagctgggccgacggttatgtcttgaaacttctatatatagtccagattgcagaaaactccgttagtgcgattgctatcggtggtacatttgttcgggactacgtcatcgattgaacagcgccatctagtttctattgtggtaaccgccacattagtatggatataaggTATTACGTATATTGGATACGTGGATATTACGTATTTCAGCTACAtacttgtttatcttttaagtaaACTATGGAAAACTTAAGTACTAGAAAGTTTTAACAATAAAGAGAGAACAAAAGTAAAAATGGACAGGGAACACTTATATAAGAGTCACCCTCAAGAGGTTGTAAAGgtagtagaataggtacaacaaaggtagaaaatatataagtaaGATATTTTATGTATAGATGCAATATAAAACAGCAAACAATTAACACATGTGTATAAGATAGGTAATGAACAAAAGTAAACTCTGTTATCAGTACAGTTTAACACCCGCGTTGCGTTATCATATTTTTCCGTTTAGTGTCTACCACTCTGTGTACATTGTAAACAATAAAGTAATGATTATGAGTATAGGTAGttgtaatttgttttaaaaataattatgtttaattGTCTGGAAGATAATTTTGTTCTTATCATATTGTGTAGGAATATTTAAGTATAGTATGTTTCCCGTACGTTGTCGCCTTGACCAAACCTCTTCCAAAGGTCTTTGGTGGAAACCAATAGGGTTTTGATCTTGATCCTGGGAAGACGTAATTTTtacgggaaaatattttttatgtggaAAACTATCAAtgactaaaacataatatttaaaagtacatctgttaattttatctgttaaaaaatttaaaaatatttgtcgtttacgtcacgtgacgtcattaatcgctttccataccagcgtgacgttaataattaattattttaaatcatgatttttttttaattattcatgcTTTAATAACAGATCAAGTGCGAATCAATAAGTTCGCTTGAGTTTATAATACACTGACCTTATGCTATGAAGGCTAAGTTTTGTTTACTTACCCCACATAATATGCTGTTGCATCTGTTTTCGTACATTTCAATGCGTTCTtataacttgtatctgtatTTAATTGGAAAAATATACGAAACTAGATGATGtacacgacttcgtccgcgtggattctggtattttaaaatcccgtgggaactctttgattttccggaataaaaagtagcctatgtcgatTTCCAGGAGGCCAGGTACCTTTTTATCGTAAATctaaccagtggtaaattaaactatttggcgattcaaaagcacttcaAAAGCAAAGCACAAGTAAACTTTTAGttgcttgaataaaatatattctattctattatattgtTTAAACATATGGGCCTTTAAAAACTCTGCCCCTGGgaagttttttattttccgggataaaaagtagcctatgcctagTTGGAAGTGGAGGCAAATACGAcgatcggagacggtcgaagTGATACAAGAACCTGCATATCccaaagaagcctatgtccgtcctcgggatgtaagctaactctcaCATTTATTTCTGACTccctcgttggtctagtggcTAGCGAATTTGGCTTTATGTCATGAGCCCCTGGTTGAGCCTAAAAATTATTAGGGTTTTGTGACTACGTGGATAACTCAGTCAGTGTAGACCACACAAATTTTACCAcccaacccctattttaccactttagcggttaaattttcaaaaaccgtcTGCGTGCCAAGCCTAATccacccagtagtttgagctgtacattgatagacaagtcaatcagtcaccttttctttttatatatttagactgtTATTTGCAGCACCTTTGCAAATCAATGGAGATAGTAAACGAAGAGCACGAGATAGTTCAGATGAGCTACTACCAGAACACGCTACTGGTATCCAGTGTGTACCGCAGCATCGTGTGCGAGCGCCGCGACAGTCGCTGGCACGTCACGCAACTGGGCAAGAAGGAACGAAAGAGGTTAGTGGCATTCCGCCAGGGACGAGCCGATGGAGATAGGGAACGAAGAGCATGAGAGTTCAGATGAGCTACTACCAGAACATGCTACTGGTATCCGCAGCATAGTGTGCGAGCATATGTAGTAAGTGAAATCCTACTTGGTATTACAGCGGTTAAAGATGGCTGTCTCAAAGCTGCTGTTCTTTTGGTGGGCACTTTTGACAGACTTTAACATTACTTGCGTCCAAAAACAAACCTGAATTACTCTCAAACAATATGTCAAGGTGCGCCTAAAAAGTTTTATATCAAAAAGTATACGTAATGTTGTTGTTTACAGTCTGTGCGCGCTGGGTGCAGTATTCCAGTACTCATACGCGCGCGGCGGTGCAGCGGCTGCCTACTGCGCGCGTCCTGGCCTCAGGCTGTGGCGCGCCGATGCCGCCGGACATGTGCACCAGACCTTATTGTTCAAGGTAACTTACCCTCTTGAATTTCTTTATAAAACTTGCTGTTTCGAGTTAATGATATCCCCATCCAAATGATAATAGTATACCACGCCcttcataatcaacccatcactacagagcatgggtctcctctcagaataagaagggggTTATGgcctaccacgctagccaagtgtgaattggcagactttacacacctttgagaacattatgaagatcATATGAACATTATGATGATACAATATCGTGCCAAGCTCTAATCTAAAAATGCACAGTACGGGTCCCAACTCCATGTGTtcgaaaatttataataaaattccagacGCCATCAaaaaaatttagaataatatagcGTTCatcaatacattaaaaaaattcttaaTCGAAGAAGCCTATTACAAGATTAATGACTATCTACTTGACGATTAATAAGTGCCATCTCCCTACTAAAATTGCTGTGCCCCAACGGGGCttcaatattgtaataaatataattgtttaataatttatcgaTATTGGAATgcctgaataataataaatgaataaatgatattatatattatgaagatctctcaggtgtgcaggtttcctcgcgatgttttcatttacaacaagtgatatttaattacttaaaactcacTTTTACTTGACTTTTTagtattgactgactgactgctctgAATCGAAGCGGACCGGAACGGATTGGGCAGGGACGTACTAGACCAGTTCTATCTGGACAGTCCGTCAATAATTTTACCTTATTACCCTATTGAAATGCTAACAGGTGTGGTTTTTGAGGTGTCAAGTCGTGTCTATAGGGAATTCACCCTTTGCCCTTGTTGCAGGAAGCAATATCCAACCCACTCACAGTAGCGGAACTCCTGAACCCTTCGCAGAAGAAACACTCTCATAGTGATCGGGAGTACAACTTCGGGCCGCTCTACGTGTTCCGGGAACACTTCCTCGTCTCGCATAATGAGCATATCCTGTATATACTGGACCCGCGCTCGCTTACCGCGGTGGCTGTGGTTGACGATCTGAGGAGGTTAGTATGTTCCAGAAGAAGCATCATCACGGTGATAGTGCAACTTCCTAGcctaaggcgccatctccacagACGAGAGAATCTCGACGTGCCACCAAACAACAACTGATATTGACtaatctccacagggcgatactatcgccgaCGATAGTTCGTCGAACTCGTAGCGATTCCCTcgcccgtggagatggcgcctaaacTAACTACATATGTACTACCTAGTACTgtacccggcaagaaatattgtacatcgacctttagaaaaagatagaagtttcgtagagtgttgtctctgtcgttgagacagacaaaacgccacattggtatgagtgacagagacaaaatgtctttctaaagatcgatgtgcaatatttcttgCCTGCTAGTGTAGTACCCACTACCTCAAAGGAAAACACAATTTTATTTGATAACTCTGTTTGTTCTCTTACAGAATCCTCTCAGTATCGGTCAACAAGGAGGAGATGTTCATACTAGAGGGTGCGCGTTCCCTGGTGCGCCTCGCGCATGCGCCCGAGCCCGCCGCGCTCGCTGCAGGTCTGTTTGCACGACACTTGACCACACAACAATCCGCACACACGTGACCACACTCACAACAATCTGCACATATGTGACTACACTCACAACAATCTGCAGATACGTAACCACACTTACCACAATCTGCACATACGTGACTACACTTACTACAATCTGCTCACACGTAATCGAACACACAACAATCTGTATACACGTGATCACATACACAAAAAGTTACACTTACCTGATCTCACTTTAACTCGCTGCACATTCGTGATAACACAAAATGACCATACTCTTACACAAGCTCCACACACGTAACCACACTTAACAATCTGCACCTACGTGACCATACTCACAACAATCTGCAGATACGTGACCACACTTACCACAATCTGCACATATGTGACTACACTTACCACAATCTGCACATACGTGACCACACTTACCACAATCTGCACATACGTGACTACACTTACCACAATCTGCTCATACGTGACCGAAACCAACACAATCTGCACACACGTGATCACATACAGAACAAGCTACACTTACCTGACCTCACTTGCATCTCGCTGCACATTCGTGACGACATAAAATGCCCACACTCTTATCACAAGCTGCACACACTCAACAATCTGTACATATGTGACCATATACACAACAATCTGCACATAAGTGACCACACTTGACGATCTTCACATACATGACCACATACACTCAACTAAGTGTACATTCATGTAGGGTACAACAATCTGCACATATTGACCACACACATACCCACACTCACTACAAGCTGCACACACGTGACTATACAACAATCTACATACATGTGATCACACAAACAATGACAGCAGAGCCATCATACACGCTCTCTTTCTTACACTTTCAAAATGCGCAAAACATTCTCGTTTTAGATTTAGAAACCTCTTCAAAAAAGTCACAAAACATAATCTTTGGAAGTGATGGTTTATCGCCATCGCCACCAAAACATTTGACACAAATACACATTAAGACCCTATACACTAGACGACTAAAGGTAAGGGTTACTTGGTGCTTACCCAATGTGTTTGCTCATCAAAGAACCCGGCACATTATATTTCAATACTATTAGACTTCGGCGTTCGCGCTTTGTCTGTGCGCTGCATTCAGACTCAAGTACactgcttagtacgagattttacatctcactagTTGCTAGAAATCGAGCGTCGAAACATTTCAgcattaaagtaaaattaatctTAATTGCcctgttttaaagctcaagtttgtccatTACAGCTAGCGGCCAAATcagaaacttttttaaattaaagcggTGGTACTgattttttgactttaaatcagtGTCCTTTAGATCCATTCTACTCTGACGTTATTCTAGATCAAACTATCATCGCATCTTATcggtgagatataaaatctgCTACTAAgcatacagtagccggcagtaTAAATATTACTAatcgagctttagaaagagacaatgGGCATCAGCATTTCTGTCAACAAGTCAGTGACCAAAAGCGACAtagctatgagtgacagagacgacatACAAAGCCGAAGCTCCCGATTATCTCTTTTTTGCTAGTATTTGTAGTTACATTCTGTAATGCATATTTATATAAATCGCCAAAAACCAGACTTCAACGAAGTATTGTATCTGTTGTGATTTTGACTCtagacaataaataatattagtatctaaTTAATATGTTGGTACTTattctgagcgcaactaaattttagagtatttgtaACTTCTTCTTACCAATTTAATAAGACTacttaataagaaaaggacagacaaaacTCATTTAGTTTAGAGCTGTCAATATTCGTGACTTTAAGTGTCGGtcgtgagcctattgtttaaagtagagtgtactaaaatttagtctttaaacttaaaattcattttccgtccttttttagcaacattaaaaagaaaaagatgcagatacttaaAAATTTAGTTTGGAGAAAAACTTCAGAATCGGCGCCACATTGGTACTTAACTAGTATTTTTTGtgctattttattttgcatGTTAGATAATATGTACAATGACATTGTATTGTTCTTGTGTTATGTACTATAGTAGAAATGTAGTTATAGTTTAccataaaggttcgtacgcacctgagcggcgcggcgcggcgcttcagcgagctgcacgtcgcggcacagagcttcaaaatatcatttctatcattttgtatggcgcatatcgcactagagcggcgctgcacagcgcttcaccgcgcgttgccgcgcggcacggttggagagaatattttgaagcgcagcgaagcgacgcgcagtgcagtgacgctagtgcgacatacccagcggcgcggcgcggcgcttcgcgctcgtacgcgaacgggtataaaagtgacgcgcaagtgacgcgaggtgccgcgtactgaagttgtagtgcggtaggcaccgtccagcggcctgaggtgacgcgttctgcagtcggactgaagcgccgcgccgcgccgctcaggtgcgtacgaaccttaataGTTACCTAGTATAAGTATCGATatcatgtacagtacgcggcaaaaagtaatgtacatggacctttagGAGGATTTGTAGAGCAGTATCTGTTGTTGAGACatgcaaaacgtcatataggtttgaatgacagagacaacgctctacaaagccgaaatgtcattctaaaggccgaagtacattactttctgtcgcgtactgtacagtactaccacttttacaAGTTACGCCGTTTtacctgcgcagaaattttatttttcaatacgTGAAAATAGTTCAGCCAATAATAGCGCGCGTCCATCCGCTATTGGTGCCTgcgcgccatgttttgtacgcgaGTATAAGTATATAGTACACCACAACCTATTATTAGGTGTTTCCTCACACATTATATTCTAAACAAGGCAAGAGCTTAAAACatcgcatcggcaaaattcgtttgTGCAAATAAGCGCACCTAACGCCGAataaaaccgaatgtacaccaacgaaatacagaccttattgcttgatgTTAAGATTTTGAACACAAGAACAAtagagactcgtgctatctcgctcataattcgcgcgtacaaatatggcgcgtaggcaacaaccaagAGCGGACAGACCTTTTCGCGCTCTTAGAAGATTTCTGCGGAAGTTATCAAAATGGtaatactatatatagtatctacctataatTCTTTGGTGCCTTAAGTCTTAACCTATACCAAATTAAGACCAATGTAGTAGCATtatgctataattttttttttaataataggtaagtgttatatttgtaatttttatgatacccacactttaaggaaatttctaaaagaAGGttctatttagatttttagtttCAAGAAGAGTGTATTTCTTTAACATTCCAAGTATTTCCTTTCTTTGCATATTATGCTTGTATTATTTAGTAAGCAGTATTAATATTACTGTTGGATACGGTTATTATTTCAAACCCATGGTCCAATTATACTACTTATctcaaattaattatattaactaactcAATTATTActatcatactaatattataaagaggtaaagtttgtaagtttgtttgtaggggggtAATCTCTAGGagcactgaaccgattttgataagtctttcaccagtagaaagctacattaatcttaagtaacataggcttatattattttcaaaaaaaataagaaatacttacgaaaataattgaaataagctacccgtgcgaagccggggcgggtcgctagtcatcCTATAAAATTCTTCATCATTAGGTACATGTATTATTTTgtgatttattttatgttgtatttttgcataattatatttttgtatctcGCACAAGAAGGtggatataatttatttttattagttggcttaaaaggtaaacaaatcaCAAATCGTAAATGATGCGCTTTCTTtgaaactttgaaaattaaactttcgaacgttttaatttttttttaatatcacggTTTTATTTGTCGCTTGCAGTAATAGTCCCCTATGTGTCTTGCTAGCGTGTGTAACCGACGACCTATTGGTTTGCTAAGCACATCTCCACTtcggtggataccgggccttacGAGTTTCGCCGATAATCTACTTGTTACTTCTTGTCTACTTTTTAAGTCGGCTATGGAAAGATAAATTATAGAGCACATGTTCTAAAAGATTGAAAATATTCCTTACTTATGTATTATTAAAGTTGTGATTTCGACGTTTAACTCTAGTCTTAGTAAAATATATGTGGTAGAAAAAGCTGCCTTACCACCAGGAAAGCTGCCTACCAAAAGGACCGCTTAATTTTTGTATCTGAGCTCATCTTAGCCCTGGTAGAAAATGCTTTAATGAGATGGTGGCCTGGTGGGAAGACAACCTTATATTTAGAACTGACTGCTTCATATTAAGCTTCACTTACGCCAGAGCAACATAGTGCGACAATGCGGCATACCACAGGGCTGATGGTATAGTACAATAATTTgagttatgaaacttgtaacaaaacgaaGAGGCTTCACCCACACTGGCAGTCTTCAAATGTTAAAGTAcatggcagaaagtaatgtacatcgacctttagaatgagatagcagatttgtagagcgttttctctgtcgttgagatcggcaaaacgtcacatacgtATGAGATAGgtaaaagccgaaatgtcattctaaagtgttcctgaaagataattttctgaattttcacagatttgcacaaatatgaagtaaatgagtatttttgaccaatgtttttatagaaaaacatgtagatgcataaatgttttgcccgcaaaactcattatcATAAGCCCTCGATGTATGGtcagtctactattttcgaaaaactaactaaaatttgaattttcgcggccgggTGTATCAAATCTCACAAAATGAATGTCTCCATTTGTAGCATGCCACATTGTCGCTTGTGCTCCGGCGTAAAAAGTTTCATAGTAATAGTACAGTTTTCTGTACTTACATCAATGTACTTAAAAATTAATCGATGTTAACATGGCCATTGTACTTTAttttttgaatatattatattttttactacttcttttgcatttttattttttcgctTCGCTGTCAGAATCCTACCTCGAAATATTTAGATTCAAATGATTCTATAAGCATTGGTaatgttttgacagtttattagtattttttccGAGCAATGGCTCTGTTAAATATCGTTGTTTTAACTGCCTACGGTagttagttattttttaatacttcaCAATATTTTGTAGTTTTGCAGTAGTAATTTgtaatattgtttatttacaaaatttataaaaaattttgCTTGACATATTTGTTAATGTTTTGAATAATTTGAGAAAATAGGTGAGAATGTAGGTGTCAAAAAGTGCGTAAACCGCGcgccaatatattattatgtgtctGTGTCGTACAAAATAACACACAAAAACGTACGAATTTGtctttacttttaaaaatacaatacatACTTATCTTTGCTTATCtgggagttttataatatctttggtaAATTTAATGATATTCTCCAACGAAGATGTTTCGTTCCAGTATGTTTCTtgtggtcttccaacactgggtcttccggtgcgaggttcgcgccacaccttgggaccccaacgtctatcggtttcacgaactatgtgccctgcccattgccacttcagcttcgcaacccgttgagctatgtcggttactctagttctacggatctcctcatttctgatttgatcatgtaaagaaactccaagcatagctctctccattgcccgctgagtgactctgagctttcttatgaggcccatagttagcgaccatgtctcggatccatatgtcatcactggcaacacgcactgttcgaagacttcggtcttcaagcactgaggaattttggacaaaaaGACATCTCGACATTACATTTTTCAACcataaacaaaacattttttttcaacagATCAACCGACAAACCTGATGTCAAAATCCCTAACGACATCCCTCCAACACGCGGTCAACACGGTCCGTGATCTCACACACATCGATCAAACAATGCCCTACATCACGAGCGTGCTCGAACAACCCATATCCATATTCACCCGAAACGAGACCTTAGACACGGGGACGATACCCAACGGAGAGGAATGTTTCGAACTACCCCCGATAAAGCATCTACCACTCGATATATCGGATAACGTATTGGAATCGATTATAAACGAGTTTAGGGACGTATCGAGTGACGTGGAGGAGATTCGACGCGTGAAATCGGAGGAGTTGCAAAAGAAACTGATATTGTATAACAGTATAATGGAGAAGAAGTGCGATGAGGAGTTGATACACAGTCGGAGGAGCAGACGGAGGGAGCTCGGGTCGGGAGGGAGCACGCCGCGGATGTCGACGCCTGTGCGGAAGCCGGACAGCTTCAGCTATACGAGCCCGTGTGTTATGAACATTAGTGTGTGTGGGTGAGTTCCTTTTTACTGAAATTAAACTTCTTTAGGCGTGGCATAGTGTGATTAAAAGCGCTATTTTTTACTGATTTCATGTTGAAACATTTGTCGATTCTGatgtatctgcatctttttcaaaaaaggacggaagttaattttaaattaaatctactTAAACACTATGCTCAAGACTGGCATCTGAATTCTGAAGTCACGAACTCACGAAGATTaacagtttaaattaaattaagtttgtctgtctttcttattggtaagaaaaagatgcaaatactctaaaatttatttGCCATCAGAATCAATAACacatttttagcgtttaaactcgTTGTTGGATGGAttcgaaactagttgggctaacgtcgactaaatacatgAGAAAAGCCGGTTTCTTCTACATTTATAATCAGTAATACTGTTTACAagttatctattttttttaatttcctacTTTCCAAAAAGACTTGAATCTTGCATAGCTATACATAGCAGACTACATCTGTAGACTTTTTCTCTCTTAGGCCTTTTGTTCGACGTAAATCAAGTTAGAATTTTgacgtttatatttttttaaaccataATTAATCGATTTAGAgcttctatttttaattttatttttatttaaacatccatattttttttacagaaacaTTCCACAAAGTGACGATCTTCTAGAGAAACAAATTGAAGAGAAAGAAAAGATACTAGCAAAAATGCTCAACCTTGAATCTCTAAGCATCAAAAGTCCCGTAGAAAAAGAGCCAGAAAAAGAAGAACCCGACAAACATTATAAACCGCAATACACTGAAATAACTGTGCCGAAAGAAAACAATACGCAGATtggaaaaaatatagaaaactcGAATAAAGAAAAACCGGTGAAAGAAACACCCAAACCAgttgaaaaaaaagttattaatgACAAACCAGTTCAAAAGAAAACCGGAACCGGTGATTTAGTTCCTAAAGTAGTCAAACTACCCAATACTTGGAATTTAGAGAACATAGAAATAAAATTGGACATGAAAAACGGTATTAAGGACGTTTCTAATCTAATATCGCCTGACGACCTCACGGAGGGAGAATGGGAAATTATATAAAGTCTATTCGCATAGAAATTTTCAACTATGTAAACTAACgatcaaaattaataattaattctgtCCACTTCGTAGGAATGTGTTGCGAATAATATCTTagtggatttaaaaatatttacacgaattagattttattttattttcaaactcGATTCACTCAAGAATTTTTTCGCATAAATCAACTAATTGAAAAGCGACTAAGTGCCTATAGTACgtgactggtcgagatggcaatcggggaatgaggcggggggactatcccgcaccgggttagcgcgggggttgttcGGGTCGCCCCCATCCCGgctgctatctcaacctgtcgcgttctataatacctgtattgttttttttttattttttttattgaagaaTGAAGTGATCGAATCCATGGCTGAATCTCGAAAAACTGGAAATAAAGATCTTAGTATTCATGGTTGAAAATCTCTGTACAAAATGGacgtaatattatgaattatgattatGTAAATTATGATTATGTATTTTGAATCACTTTGCTTTAATACAATTTAGAATTAGGTGACAGGCATCTTGTATCGTACTTATATGTATCAGTAtaaatagaatatattataatgtcaAGTAAAAACTAGTGAAGTAAAGTGACGATAGATCTCCAGCGGGCCAGCACATACGTTGTGACTTGTGTTTATCATattagctgaatttatggtattatgCTTATCAAGCGCGCTCTGACCTAGGCCTCATTGTTGCTTTTTAATGACTGTCGTCAAGCGCAACTCTATtttgcaatcatcatcatcatcaacattgtCACCatagtatacagggtgtaaccagaacgctagcaaaaactaagaaagtttacgatatattgcaaataaaacatctgactgacgctagaggtcaacgaacgttgcgtaagtaggccgcTCGGAGTCAATGTCGTAAATTGGGCATAtacccgagttttgcgcgctatacattgcgggtttgaaaaatactaaatcactaaaactacaaaatgaggcaaatgattattggtattagattggATTTAGGTAGTATATATAACAAACGCTAAGTTTGTGCCAATAGTGACAGAGTGCGCTAATTAACGTAATTAGGTGATGTAACTGTCCAAATTATGTGCTAGGCCAGCCAGTCTACATGCTAGGAAGTAgggatataataataaataatgatatcgctatacatatatatttatcattaagtacctagttgtgttattttcagacttttccaaaaaaataaaatttcttttgaACAAATGTACAAAAGTAATAATTATACATTATAGTTATATAAAAGCAGAATGATAATgtgatatatttaatatttattacgaAGCCATAAAAGTATTCTTATGAACGAAATCAGCCTCAATAAGTTGAATTAGTGGGTTGAAATGAAAAGTCACATTTGTACGAAAATACAACAAAAAGCGCGGGAACAAAATGCACATAAAAGTGCACACTTGCGAGTGTAagttatactctatccgcggaaagaagttactATAGCCCTCTCTccgttacgtaatcccatacaaatgaaagagacgaaaatctcagtgggcttTAACCACTTTGTCTCACCAACGAATCACAAATGATACTGTTTTCGAatcaaatttcgaaccc
Above is a window of Maniola hyperantus chromosome 20, iAphHyp1.2, whole genome shotgun sequence DNA encoding:
- the LOC117991918 gene encoding WD repeat-containing protein CG11141; the encoded protein is MEVTSGAEEGFVREWTPCSHILNLIPARIQTGLFSNELCLTCVDAVSEYIALGTNVGLVYWYDRKKGNIQRLRCEATTSPITYVKIVSTVDYMVGAGNAAGQVTVFQIPKEHPENVPDTFKPKVEPKVERYTIGDLHKSKITAIEWSKNGMRLFSGDKNGVIIMTEIDFYMHLCKSMEIVNEEHEIVQMSYYQNTLLVSSVYRSIVCERRDSRWHVTQLGKKERKSLCALGAVFQYSYARGGAAAAYCARPGLRLWRADAAGHVHQTLLFKEAISNPLTVAELLNPSQKKHSHSDREYNFGPLYVFREHFLVSHNEHILYILDPRSLTAVAVVDDLRRILSVSVNKEEMFILEGARSLVRLAHAPEPAALAADQPTNLMSKSLTTSLQHAVNTVRDLTHIDQTMPYITSVLEQPISIFTRNETLDTGTIPNGEECFELPPIKHLPLDISDNVLESIINEFRDVSSDVEEIRRVKSEELQKKLILYNSIMEKKCDEELIHSRRSRRRELGSGGSTPRMSTPVRKPDSFSYTSPCVMNISVCGNIPQSDDLLEKQIEEKEKILAKMLNLESLSIKSPVEKEPEKEEPDKHYKPQYTEITVPKENNTQIGKNIENSNKEKPVKETPKPVEKKVINDKPVQKKTGTGDLVPKVVKLPNTWNLENIEIKLDMKNGIKDVSNLISPDDLTEGEWEII